A stretch of the Chanos chanos chromosome 1, fChaCha1.1, whole genome shotgun sequence genome encodes the following:
- the mfsd14bb gene encoding hippocampus abundant transcript 1 protein isoform X1, translated as MTQHNGKHEETNNIMVVKNIRDPTARRVGRAKVTHAVVVIFLEFFAWGLLTTPMLTVLHETFPQHTFLMNGLIQGVKGLLSFMSAPLIGALSDVWGRKSFLLLTVFFTCAPIPLMRISPWWYFAMISVSGVFAVTFSVIFAYVADITEEHERSTAYGLVSATFAASLVTSPAIGAYLSSIYGDSLVVLVATIIAVADICFVLFVVPESLPDKMRLSSWGFPITWEQADPFASLRKVGKDTTVLLICVTVFLSYLPEAGQYSSFFLYLRQVINFSPAAIAAFIAMVGILSILAQTLFLSLLMRTIGNKNTVLLGLGFQLFQLAWYGFGSEPWMMWAAGTVAAMSSITFPAVSALVSHCTDHGQQGAVQGMITGIRGLCNGLGPAFFGFIFFLFNVELNEIDLVGSGQNADSASEKSVIPGPPFLFGACSVVLALIVAVFIPEHHNLAVKTCTMQTMSTTVSGGQCDNSTPGSDEDVEPLLQDSSM; from the exons CGCCGTGTTGGCCGTGCTAAGGTGACCCATGCCGTCGTTGTAATTTTTTTAGAATTCTTTGCCTGGGGCCTGCTAACAACCCCTATGCTGACA GTCCTGCATGAGACTTTTCCTCAACACACATTTCTCATGAATGGTCTCATTCAAGGAGTAAAG GGCCTGCTGTCGTTTATGAGCGCCCCTCTGATCGGTGCCTTGTCAGATGTTTGGGGCAGGAAGTCCTTCCTCCTGCTGACAGTGTTCTTCACCTGCGCCCCCATTCCCTTAATGAGGATTAGCCCATG GTGGTATTTTGCCATGATATCAGTATCTGGGGTGTTTgctgtcactttctctgtcatatTTGCATATGTAGCAGATATTACAGAAGAGCATGAAAGAAGCACTGCATATGGGTTG gtGTCAGCAACCTTTGCTGCAAGCTTAGTTACCAGCCCGGCCATCGGAGCTTACCTTTCAAGCATATATGGGGACAGCTTGGTCGTGTTGGTGGCTACCATTATAGCTGTGGCGGATATTTGTTTTGTACTGTTTGTCGTGCCAGAGTCTTTACCAGACAAAATGAGATTAAGTTCCTGGGGATTCCCTATTACCTGGGAACAAGCCGATCCCTTTGCT TCTCTAAGAAAAGTGGGCAAAGATACGACAGTGTTGCTCatctgtgtgacagtgtttcttTCCTACCTACCTGAGGCAGGGCAGTACTCCAGCTTTTTCCTCTACCTACGACAG GTCATTAACTTCTCACCAGCAGCAATTGCAGCATTTATAGCAATGGTTGGAATCCTTTCTATCCTAGCACAG acTTTGTTCCTCAGCCTTTTAATGAGAACAATAGGAAATAAGAACACAGTTTTACTTGGGCTTGGATTTCAGCTGTTCCAGCTGGCCTGGTATGGCTTTGGATCAGAGCCATG GATGATGTGGGCGGCAGGCACAGTGGCCGCTATGTCCAGTATCACCTTCCCCGCGGTCAGTGCCCTGGTGTCTCACTGCACAGATCACGGACAGCAGG GAGCTGTCCAGGGAATGATCACGGGGATTCGAGGCTTGTGCAATGGGCTGGGCCCGGCTTTTTTCGGCTTcatattctttcttttcaatgtGGAGCTGAATGAGATTGACCTGGTGGGGAGTGGCCAGAACGCAGATTCAGCTAGTGAG AAATCCGTCATTCCTGGGCCGCCGTTCCTTTTCGGAGCTTGCTCGGTGGTGCTGGCGCTGATAGTGGCCGTTTTTATCCCAGAGCATCACAACCTTGCGGTGAAGACCTGCACCATGCAAACCATGAGTACAACAGTCAGTGGAGGGCAGTGTGACAACTCCACCCCTGGCAGCGACGAAGATGTTGAGCCACTGCTGCAAGACAGCAGCATGTAA
- the mfsd14bb gene encoding hippocampus abundant transcript 1 protein isoform X2 encodes MTQHNGKHEETNNIMVVKNIRDPTARRVGRAKVTHAVVVIFLEFFAWGLLTTPMLTVLHETFPQHTFLMNGLIQGVKGLLSFMSAPLIGALSDVWGRKSFLLLTVFFTCAPIPLMRISPWWYFAMISVSGVFAVTFSVIFAYVADITEEHERSTAYGLVSATFAASLVTSPAIGAYLSSIYGDSLVVLVATIIAVADICFVLFVVPESLPDKMRLSSWGFPITWEQADPFASLRKVGKDTTVLLICVTVFLSYLPEAGQYSSFFLYLRQVINFSPAAIAAFIAMVGILSILAQTLFLSLLMRTIGNKNTVLLGLGFQLFQLAWYGFGSEPWMMWAAGTVAAMSSITFPAVSALVSHCTDHGQQGAVQGMITGIRGLCNGLGPAFFGFIFFLFNVELNEIDLVGSGQNADSASEVGKRKSVIPGPPFLFGACSVVLALIVAVFIPEHHNLAVKTCTMQTMSTTVSGGQCDNSTPGSDEDVEPLLQDSSM; translated from the exons CGCCGTGTTGGCCGTGCTAAGGTGACCCATGCCGTCGTTGTAATTTTTTTAGAATTCTTTGCCTGGGGCCTGCTAACAACCCCTATGCTGACA GTCCTGCATGAGACTTTTCCTCAACACACATTTCTCATGAATGGTCTCATTCAAGGAGTAAAG GGCCTGCTGTCGTTTATGAGCGCCCCTCTGATCGGTGCCTTGTCAGATGTTTGGGGCAGGAAGTCCTTCCTCCTGCTGACAGTGTTCTTCACCTGCGCCCCCATTCCCTTAATGAGGATTAGCCCATG GTGGTATTTTGCCATGATATCAGTATCTGGGGTGTTTgctgtcactttctctgtcatatTTGCATATGTAGCAGATATTACAGAAGAGCATGAAAGAAGCACTGCATATGGGTTG gtGTCAGCAACCTTTGCTGCAAGCTTAGTTACCAGCCCGGCCATCGGAGCTTACCTTTCAAGCATATATGGGGACAGCTTGGTCGTGTTGGTGGCTACCATTATAGCTGTGGCGGATATTTGTTTTGTACTGTTTGTCGTGCCAGAGTCTTTACCAGACAAAATGAGATTAAGTTCCTGGGGATTCCCTATTACCTGGGAACAAGCCGATCCCTTTGCT TCTCTAAGAAAAGTGGGCAAAGATACGACAGTGTTGCTCatctgtgtgacagtgtttcttTCCTACCTACCTGAGGCAGGGCAGTACTCCAGCTTTTTCCTCTACCTACGACAG GTCATTAACTTCTCACCAGCAGCAATTGCAGCATTTATAGCAATGGTTGGAATCCTTTCTATCCTAGCACAG acTTTGTTCCTCAGCCTTTTAATGAGAACAATAGGAAATAAGAACACAGTTTTACTTGGGCTTGGATTTCAGCTGTTCCAGCTGGCCTGGTATGGCTTTGGATCAGAGCCATG GATGATGTGGGCGGCAGGCACAGTGGCCGCTATGTCCAGTATCACCTTCCCCGCGGTCAGTGCCCTGGTGTCTCACTGCACAGATCACGGACAGCAGG GAGCTGTCCAGGGAATGATCACGGGGATTCGAGGCTTGTGCAATGGGCTGGGCCCGGCTTTTTTCGGCTTcatattctttcttttcaatgtGGAGCTGAATGAGATTGACCTGGTGGGGAGTGGCCAGAACGCAGATTCAGCTAGTGAGGTAGGGAAACGT AAATCCGTCATTCCTGGGCCGCCGTTCCTTTTCGGAGCTTGCTCGGTGGTGCTGGCGCTGATAGTGGCCGTTTTTATCCCAGAGCATCACAACCTTGCGGTGAAGACCTGCACCATGCAAACCATGAGTACAACAGTCAGTGGAGGGCAGTGTGACAACTCCACCCCTGGCAGCGACGAAGATGTTGAGCCACTGCTGCAAGACAGCAGCATGTAA